GCCAGACCATCACCGGCGGATCCGAGTGGGGCCAGCTCTGGGAAAACCACAGCCCGTAGCGTGGTGCGAGGTAGCGGTGGCCGCCCGCCGAGAGGATCCCCTTGCTCCACGTCGCCGCGCGCGTATCGCCTTCCTCTCGGAGCGTCTCGAGCCGTCGGTCCAGCGCGGCGCCGAAGGGGCGTCCGGTGATCAGGGCCGGGATGCGCCCCACGAAGCCGACCACATCCCCGGCGGGAGCAGGCTGTTCGCAGGTCGCGCAGCGCGTTCCGCGGTCGAATACGATGAGATCCTGACAGGCGTCGCATTGGAGAGGCTCGGCCGCCTCGACCCAGCACCTTCCCTTGTCGAGGCGACGCCCTGCGGCGGCGAGGAAGGTGGGGAAGCCGGCCAGGAGCGGCCGCACCTCCTCGGCGAGGAGCTCGGGGCGTTGCCGGGCCCACCCCGCGGCGCGCGCCATGGCGTCGAGGTCGAGCTCCCACTGCCGCATGCGCCCCGGTCCAACGGCCTTCTGTTGGCTGAGCCCGCTCACGGTGCGCGGTAGAAGTCGTCTTGGCTGAGGTCCACGTGATAGGTGCTCGGTCTGGCCGCGCCTCCGGGGCTTGCGGGACCGCCTCCGCCTCCGCCGCCCGCCGCCGGCCCAGCCCCCTCAGGCGCGTCGTCGTCCACGGTGGCGAGGCGCTGGAAGGCGTCGCCCGAGACCTGGGCCAGCACGCGCCCCTGGGCGTCGACGATTTCCCCCGAGGGGTTCAGGGAGAGCTGGCGTGCCCGCTCGTAAAGCCCGTCGCCTCGGTTGCGATACACGACCGGCTGAGGCTCGTGGAGCACGCAGAGCGCGTACTCGGCGCTGCCGTCGGCGAGGAGCCCCAGGTCGGGCCGGAGCACGAGCGGGTTTCGTGGCTCGCAGCACGAGCAGAGCGCGTCGCCGCCGTCGTCGTGCACGCTCTCGCCGGCACTGGCCGCTGGCCGCGCGGGCGACCGGGAACGTTGCGGAGTCGTCATGATTCGTTGCTCCCTCGTGCTGCCCTCGAGCTGAGCGTAGCAGAGACGGATCGCGCGGAGCAAGGCGACCGGCCGCGTCTGCCGCGCGGCGCGGCGTGTGGCGGGACGCTGCGGATCGTCCGCTGTGATAGAGTTTGAGCCGCCCATGATGACGACGTCCCGCGGACCAGCGAGGGGGAGCGGCCTCGTCGGACAGGTGCTCCAGCAGACCTACCGGGTGGAGCGCCTGGTCGGCGAGGGAGGGATGGGCACCGTCTACGAGGCCTCCCACCTGCGCGTGCGGCGCCGTTTCGCGGTGAAGGTGCTCGCGCCGGCGATCTCGTCCAACCCCGAGGCGGTGGCTCGGTTTCGACGCGAGGCGGAGATCACGAGCGAGCTCGGCCACCCGAACATCGTGGAGGTGCTGGACTTCAACCACACCGAGGACGGGACGCCGTACCTCGTGATGGAGTATCTCGATGGCGAGGACCTGGCCTCGTACCTGCTTCGGCGAGGGGCGCTGGCGCTCGACGAGGCGGTGGCGATCTTCTCCCAGGCTGCGTCGGCGCTCGAGGCCGCGCACCGACGGGGCGTCGTGCACCGCGACCTCAAGCCGCCGAATCTCTTTCTCTGTCAGAGCGCCGACGGGGGGCCTTCCCGGCTGAAGATTCTGGACTTCGGCATCTCCAAGGTCCTCGGGTCGGCCTCGGTGCTGACGGGAAGCGAGGTGGTCCTTGGGACGCCGAGCTACATGGCCCCCGAGCAGGCGGAGGGGCGGAGCGCCGAGGTGGACCACCGCACCGACGTCTTCGCCATGGGGGCGATCCTGTACGAGATGCTGACCGGGCGTCCCCCTTTCGTCGGCGAGAGCACGCTGGCCGTGCTCTACAACGTCGTTCACGGCCAGGCTCCGCCGCTCTCTACGCAAAGACCGGATCTCGCCGAGGCGGTGGGTCACGTGATCGACCGGGCGTTGTCGAAGTCGCCCGCCCGGCGCTTCGGCTCCATGCGTGAGATGGCGGATGCGCTCGCTTCCGCCGCGGCGCAGCCACGGCCCACGGCGGCGCGTGCGGGGCACGCGGCTCAGGTCGCGGGGGAGCGCGGGGGGGCGGACGCGGAGACGGCAGACGCGAGCGTCGCGTCCGACGCAGGCCTCGCGACGGCCCGTACGATGGCCGCGGGCGGGGCGCTGGCCACGGCGCCTGTCGCTCCGGACCGGCCGGGGCAGCAGACGACCCTCTCGGCCACGGCAGGCGAGCTGAGACGCGTGAGGCGTCGCCCGACGCTCGTGGCCGCAGGTGTGGCCGTCGTCGGGCTGGCGGGGGCCGTGATCGGGGCGGTCCTCTGGAGCCAGCACCGGTCGGAGCCGAGAGACCTCCGGGGAGGGACTGGTCAGGTGGGAGCTGCGGCACTCGCGTCCGCGACGCCTGGCCGGGATGAGGGCGTGGCCGAGCCGCGCCAGCTGCGCCCCGACTCGGGGCCTCTCCGCCCCGGAGCCGTGGCCCCGCGGGTGGACGGGGCAGTGCTCCGCCAGAGAGGATCCCGCGACGGCGGATCCCCGTCTGCGGCCCGGGGAAGGCCGGTGCGGCGTGACCTCCCCGGCGAGCGGCGGAGCAAGTCCTCCGTGGCGCCTCCGACGAGTGGGCTAGCCCACCTGCGCGTGGTCACGCTCTCCGGGGGGCTTCCGCTCTGGGCGGAGGTCTTCGTCGGGGGACGGCGGGTCGGCGAGTCCCCGGTGGACGCGCGTCTTCCCGGCGGATCGTACGAGGTGTCGGTCAAGCGAACCGGTTACCGG
The Deltaproteobacteria bacterium genome window above contains:
- a CDS encoding protein kinase, encoding MMTTSRGPARGSGLVGQVLQQTYRVERLVGEGGMGTVYEASHLRVRRRFAVKVLAPAISSNPEAVARFRREAEITSELGHPNIVEVLDFNHTEDGTPYLVMEYLDGEDLASYLLRRGALALDEAVAIFSQAASALEAAHRRGVVHRDLKPPNLFLCQSADGGPSRLKILDFGISKVLGSASVLTGSEVVLGTPSYMAPEQAEGRSAEVDHRTDVFAMGAILYEMLTGRPPFVGESTLAVLYNVVHGQAPPLSTQRPDLAEAVGHVIDRALSKSPARRFGSMREMADALASAAAQPRPTAARAGHAAQVAGERGGADAETADASVASDAGLATARTMAAGGALATAPVAPDRPGQQTTLSATAGELRRVRRRPTLVAAGVAVVGLAGAVIGAVLWSQHRSEPRDLRGGTGQVGAAALASATPGRDEGVAEPRQLRPDSGPLRPGAVAPRVDGAVLRQRGSRDGGSPSAARGRPVRRDLPGERRSKSSVAPPTSGLAHLRVVTLSGGLPLWAEVFVGGRRVGESPVDARLPGGSYEVSVKRTGYRARPRRVTLRPGQRRTLVFDLIR